From Agelaius phoeniceus isolate bAgePho1 chromosome 19, bAgePho1.hap1, whole genome shotgun sequence, a single genomic window includes:
- the SLC16A3 gene encoding monocarboxylate transporter 4 has product MGAVVADDGPSGVKAPDGGWGWAVLFGCFIITGFSYAFPKAVSVFFKELIREFGIGYSDTAWISSILLAMLYGTGPLCSICVNRFGCRPVMLVGGLFASMGMVIASFCTSIVQIYLTAGVITGLGLALNFQPSLIMLNRYFDKRRPLANGLSAAGSPVFLCALSPLGQILQHEYGWRGGFLILGGMLLNCCVCGALMRPLEPPKKAEATKEPAEKKVKKKLLDFSVFKDSGFVIYTLAASIMVLGLFVPPVFVVSYAKDLGYQDTKAAFLLTILGFIDIFARPICGMVAGLKWVRPRCVYLFSFAMIFNGFTDLMGSMSVDYGGLVVFCIFFGISYGMVGALQFEVLMAIVGTQKFSSAIGLVLLAEAMAVLIGPPSAGKLLDATGRYMFVFIIAGIEVTTSALVLALGNFFCIKKKSEEPHTKEEAAEREELNKCENKTPEDAKVDSIEVEQFLKDEPEKNGEVVTNPETCV; this is encoded by the exons ATGGGAGCTGTAGTAGCTGATGATGGTCCCTCAGGTGTTAAAGCCCCTGatggaggctggggctgggctgtcctTTTTGGCTGTTTTATCATCACAGGATTCTCCTATGCCTTTCCTAAGGCAGTTAGTGTCTTCTTTAAAGAACTTATCCGGGAATTTGGCATTGGATATAGCGACACTGCATGGATTTCCTCTATTCTGTTGGCCATGCTTTATGGAACAG GTCCACTTTGTAGCATATGTGTCAATCGCTTTGGTTGTCGCCCTGTCATGCTGGTGGGTGGCCTTTTTGCTTCAATGGGGATGGTGATAGCTTCCTTCTGCACAAGCATCGTTCAGATCTATCTAACTGCAGGTGTGATTACTG GTTTGGGTTTGGCACTAAACTTTCAGCCTTCACTCATCATGTTAAACCGTTACTTTGACAAACGCCGGCCCTTAGCCAATGGGCTATCTGCTGCTGGGAGTCCAGTGTTTCTTTGTGCTCTCTCACCGTTGGGGCAGATATTACAGCATGAGTACGGTTGGAGAGGAGGATTCCTTATCCTGGGTGGGATGCTGCTCAACTGCTGTGTATGCGGAGCGCTAATGAGACCTTTGGAGCCACCCAAAAAGGCTGAAGCTACCAAAGAGCCAGCTGAgaagaaagtgaagaaaaaacTTCTGGATTTCAGTGTGTTTAAAGACAGTGGTTTTGTAATCTATACACTAGCAGCGTCTATCATGGTGCTTGGCCTCTTTGTTCCTCCAGTGTTTGTTGTGAGTTATGCCAAGGATTTAGGGTATCAAGACACCAAAGCAGCTTTTCTTCTGACTATTCTGGGATTCATTGATATCTTTGCTCGCCCAATCTGTGGAATGGTAGCTGGTCTTAAATGGGTTAGACCACGCTGTGTCTACCTCTTCAGTTTTGCTATGATTTTTAATGGTTTTACAGATCTCATGGGCTCTATGTCTGTTGATTATGGTGGACTGGTGgtcttttgcattttctttggcATTTCTTATGGAATGGTAGGTGCTCTTCAGTTTGAAGTTCTCATGGCTATCGTTGGTACGCAGAAGTTTTCCAGTGCTATCGGCTTAGTGCTCCTGGCAGAAGCTATGGCTGTTCTGATTGGTCCACCATCAGCAG GAAAACTCCTGGATGCAACGGGGAGGTAcatgtttgttttcattattgCTGGAATTGAAGTTACCACCTCAGCCCTTGTATTGGCCTTGGGAAATTTCTTCTGCATTAAGAAAAAATCAGAAGAGCCACATACaaaagaagaagcagcagaaagagaggAATTAAACAAATGTGAAAACAAAACTCCTGAAGATGCCAAAGTGGACTCTATTGAAGTGGAGCAGTTTCTCAAAGATGAGCCTGAAAAAAATGGCGAAGTTGTAACTAACCCAGAAACATGCGTATGA